The Deltaproteobacteria bacterium DNA segment CCGAATACTTTTCCAGAGAGGCCGTGTAGCTTCCCCGATGAAACAGATCATTCGCCTCTGCGAAGGTTATTTTGGCTTGCCGCCCGTCGTTAAAGTGACGGCAGCCGGATATGAGCATCGGTGCCACCATGAGGCAGATACAGAACTTGAACGGTCCGAAGCTTCTCAGCCTCCTCATTTTCCCAACCCCTTGGCAGAGTCATACGGGACAGACTCATATCATATATAAAGAAGTGGCAGGGGTGTAAGCCCCTGCCACCTGTTTGTCCGGAGCTTTAAAGGGAACGTTGACAGCTGCCGTACAAATGACTTACTTCTTCATCGACTTATGGAAAGCTTCGTCAGCTTTTTTCGCCTTTTCATCGGCGATCCTTTCCCTTTCCTCTGCCGCCTTTTGCCTTTCCTCCGCCGCCTTTATGGCACTATCGGCGCGGACCGACGATTCATCCGCCTTCATCTTGGCCGCATCGGCTGCAGTCTTGGCGGCTTGCGCATCCTTCAACGCCTGGTCCGCTTTCGCATCGATCATTTTCTGCTCCGCCTGCACTTTCTGGAGGTCACCGGTTGTTGCGCATGAGATCATCAGGGTCGGTAGAACAAGCATCATCGTGATCAG contains these protein-coding regions:
- a CDS encoding Lpp/OprI family alanine-zipper lipoprotein, translated to MKKSLFLITMMLVLPTLMISCATTGDLQKVQAEQKMIDAKADQALKDAQAAKTAADAAKMKADESSVRADSAIKAAEERQKAAEERERIADEKAKKADEAFHKSMKK